The Bacteroidota bacterium genome contains the following window.
TTAGGGTAGCTACTCTCAGGCGCATTAGCATTCTGGGTAAAAAATTAACAACTGTAACAGGTGAGGAACCTGCTCATATTTTAAAGGAAATACAACAAATTGTTTTAAACCAGGGATTGCGTTTTGATACTATTTACAGTAATATCAGGAAAAAATTAGAAGAAGAACAAGTATTCATTATCAATGAAAAACAATTAGACACAGAACAAGGAGAGTATGTAAGAGATTATTTTATTAAAGAGGTTAGGCCGAAACTTATTCCTATTATGTTGGGTCAATCAGAAGAATTTCCCTACTTAAAAGACGATGCCATTTACCTGGCCGTTTCTCTTTTTAAACGGGAAACAGAAAAGCTGAAATTCGCTGTGATCCAAATCCCATCTGATATTTTACCTCGTTTCTTGATTCTTCCTGAAAAAAATGGGAATAAGTATATTATTTTATTAGATGATATCATCCGCTTTGAATTAAGAGATATTTTTTACATTTTCGATTATGATGAGGTTACTGCACATACAATTAAATTGACCAAAGATGCAGAATTAGACATTAGTGATGATCTTTCTGAAAGTACATTACGAAAAATATCGAAAAGTTTATCCAAAAGAAAGCTGGGGGAACCTGTGCGTTTTGTCTATGATGCGAAAATTCCAGATGAACTACTAAACTATTTGGTTGCCAATCTTAATTTAGGAAGGGTTGACGCCATGATACCGGGAGGTAGATATCATAATTTTAAGGATTTTATGGACTTCCCATTATTAGGAAAGGCCTATAGATACGAAGCACTTCCGCCCTTAGTGCATCCCGATATATCCTATCAAACTGGCATGTTACGAGCCATTCGTGAAAGGGATATTATGCTTTACTTTCCTTATCATTCCTTCGATACATTTATTGATTTATTAAGAGAGGCTTCTATTGATCCCAAAGTTGAAGAAATTAAAATCACACTGTATCGTTTGGCAAAAAATTCAAGTGTTATAAATGCACTGATTAATGCTGCGCGAAATGGGAAAACAGTAACTGCAGTTGTTGAGCTTCAGGCTCGATTTGATGAGGAAGCCAACATCTATTGGTCGTCACGATTGAAAGAAGAAGGAGTAAAAGTTATTTATGGTGTCAATGATTTAAAGGTGCATTCGAAACTATGTTTAATCACTCGGAAAGAAAGAAGTGCATTAAACTATTATGCTTGTATAGGAACTGGTAACTTTAATGAGGATACAACATCTATTTTTAGCGACCTCATGTTGCTCACCTTCGACAAACGAATTACAATGGAGGTTTCTCAGGTTTTTGAGTTTTTTGAGAAGAATTATAAAATTGGATATTTTAAGCATTTGATGCTTGCGCCCTTTTTCTTCCGTGAAAAATTAAATAGTCTGATCGATACTGAAATCAGAAACGCAAAAAAAGGACAAAAGGCATGTATTCATTTTAAGCTTAATAATTTGGTTGATGATGAAATTATTTTAAAACTATATGAAGCGGCTGAAGCAGGTGTGGAAGTAAAACTTAATATTAGGGGGATGTTTTCCTTATTACCTGACCAAAAAGAAAACATAGATGCTATCGGAATTATTGATCGCTATCTGGAACATGCCAGGATATTTTTATTTTGCAACAATGGAAAGGAAAAACTTTTTATCGGATCGCCAGATTTGATGAAAAGAAACATGGATTACCGTGTGGAGGTTGTATGCCCGATTTATGACAAGCAAACAAAGGACAATATTAAGGCTATGATTGATATTCAGTGGCGCGATAATGTGAAAGCCCGTATTTTAGATAATAATTTCAAAAATGAGCTTAAAGTTACTGACGATAAAGATATTCGATCTCAAGTTGAGTTTTATAACTACCTTAAAACTCGATCAAAAAGAAAACGCACTAATTCGTAACAGATCTTAAGTATTCAGCATATTTAGGATCTATTTTATAGCCTAATGAAAGGGCTTTTTCTACATCCAATAGAGCTTTTTTATATTCCTTTTGCTCGTAATATAAAATAGAGCGAAGATCATAAGCAATAGCATAGCCAGGGTTGTTTTGTATAATATTATTCAGGTCGATTAAAGCCAGATCCTTCTTATTCAGTTTATTATAAAGCCATGCCCTTGAATAAAGTGTTTCTTTCAAGTTAGGCTGGATTTTTAAAATGGTATTGCAATCGGACAAAGACTCTTCATATTTTTGCAAATAAAGGTGCAGTTTTGCCCGCTCATTCAACACACCAATATCAGAAGGCGATAATTTGTTAGCTTTATTATAACAAGTTAATGCTTTGTAAAATTGATTGGTATTGGCATAAGCCAGACCAAGATTATAAAATAGATAGTGCGAGGAAGTGTCAATGGTTTCTGCTTTTTCGAGATCAATTAAGGCTTTATTGAAATTACCCAAATTCAAATTTGCCACACCTCGATTGACAAGTGCCAGAATATTATTAGGATCTTTTTCTAATATTTTAGAGAAAATTGCAAGCACTGAATCATATTGATTAGTTGACATGAATTTCTCTGCTTTTTCCAGTTCATATTGTATATCATTACTCATTTTATCCAGCATACGTTGACTCTGAATAAAGCTATTTAAATTCTCTTTTTTTGCAATGGTTAACTGATTATTTGGGTTTTTGCGAAGGATTTTATCATAGACCACATGAGCTTGCTGATATTGTTTAATAGCAATCAGGCATTCGGCAATATTTAGCTCCATATTAATATCATCCGATATCCTACGGGATGCTATTTCATAATAATATAGTGCGGAATCGTATTGCTGAAGATTTTGAAAAGCTCCAGCAAGATTAACATATGCTATAGAATAGTTCTTTCTCAAATAAATTGATTTGCGAAGTGCATCCAAGGCTTTCTTGTTTTTATCTTGGCGCATATATAATATACCGAGCTTATCGAATGCATAAAAGTTTTCAGGGAATATTTCAATTGCCCTCATAAGTATTTTTTGTGCTGTATCATATTCTTCTAATCCAGCTAGGGTTGTGCCCAACATGGTTAAAACCTCAGGATCATTCGGATTATAAGTTGCAGCTTTTTCTAAATAATATTTTGACGAATCGTATTGAGTTTGAATAAATGATTGATAGCCTCTGAATTTAAAATCGTTTTCCTTTTTAACGATTGCACAGATGGGCACATTATCGACCATAATCGTATGAATAGTTCCTTTTGGAGGAAAATGTTTGTTTTGGATTCGAGAAAGGGACATTGATCGGGAAGTAAGTATCATATAATCCCAATCATGAATTCCATGAGCCATAGGCCTGACCCAAACATAATCAATATTGCTTTTGTATTTATCCGAATAGTACTTTAATGATTGTGTTTCGATATTTGTGGCAACAAGAATGGAATTTGGATTATCTTGTTCTTTTTTGGCCAACCATTCGGCAGCTTCTTTTCCTGAAAAAGATAAATAATCGGTTTCATAATATCCGTAGGCCCCATTTATACCTCCCACAATTTCATTAAAATAAACCAATTGGTTGGGATGGTTTTTAATCATCCAAATGGCAGGTTTTACTATTAATACCAATGCAAAAATGGCAATTATAATTCCCAATACTTTTGTGCGAATTTGTATAAACAGATAATTCCAGCCCAATGCGGCCATAACGGCTAAACTGGGATAAATGAATAGAAAATGACGCCAACCATTGTATAATTTTGATCCTTTTGAGGCAGCATATAAAATGGGGAAAATTGTAACAAAAGCGAGAATAAGAATGACTATCTTTTGTCTTCGATCTTCTTTCCATAGTCCTTTGAGTGATGACAGTGCTCCAATGATTACTATTAAAGGAAGGCTTATCCATAAGTATTTGAAAATGTAATACCAGGGAACCTGATCCATATTTAACAATTTCCCTTCAAAAACCTCATAATGTGTCATCATCAGGTCTGAGTCTTCAAACATACGTAAAGCTTTCAGTGGAATTTTCAGTGGATCTTGCAGAGCATAAGGCCAAAAAATGATAGCCAAAATATATGCTCCTATGCCAATAATTCCAAGATAAAGGATGTAAGAACCAATGAGTTTTTTGTCAAGTGCTTTTGATTTTTCGCGGAAATAAATAACGATCCATTTGATGAAAACAAATAAACCCAGATAAGCGAAAAGGATCATCCCCCCAATTCGGACACTAGATGCCAATCCGATGGATGCCAATAAGAGCAGTATTGTTTTCCATTTGGGTTTAGGCAGTTCTTCCAGAAATTTAAGCGTAAAGAATACACCTGCTATATAGGCTGTTGCTAACGGAATATCCTTGGAATTGTTCATGGAATGGGCAAAATAACGAGAAGTGATCGCCATAAAAATCAATACCAACCAGGCGGTTCTCCATCCTCCATATCTTTTTCCAAGTAGAGAGGCAATCAACATCCCTAATAATCCAATTAGTGCATTCAAAAAATGCCTTGTTTCAAAATCACCAAAAGGAGAAATATATTTGTTGACGATTGCACAAAAGAAGTCAAACGACAAACCATAATAAATTAAATCTTTGTAAGAAGGATTTGATAGATCGAATACAGCTTTGTCTTTTCCTCCGCTTTCATAATATGCTAAAATATCCCGTCCATAACTTTCAGAGAAGGTTTCATCAGTACTTCGGCCAAAATCCTGACTGGCTATTGGCATTAAAAATAATAATAAGATAAATGTAGTCGCAAATAGAAAGCGGTAGATTGAACTATTGCTATCTGATAGTGAATTATTATTTCCTGCTTTGAAATCCTGAATAGGTTCAATGAAATAATAAGAAAAGCTATTTTTGATTTTCTTCATATTACTTAACTCTGCCTGGATTGTTTTTTATAAATGAATCCCATGAAGAGTATGAGCCCCCTTCTTTACCGGGGATTTTATTGCCCTGAAAATGATGAGTTACTGCTGCTGCCAAGCCATCAGTTGCGTCCAGATATTTGGGCATTTCAATATTTAGTAAACGAACAAGCATGGCTG
Protein-coding sequences here:
- the ppk1 gene encoding polyphosphate kinase 1, with the protein product MTDNYRNKEISWLHFNERVLQEAECEDVPLLERIRFLGIFSNNQDEFFRVRVATLRRISILGKKLTTVTGEEPAHILKEIQQIVLNQGLRFDTIYSNIRKKLEEEQVFIINEKQLDTEQGEYVRDYFIKEVRPKLIPIMLGQSEEFPYLKDDAIYLAVSLFKRETEKLKFAVIQIPSDILPRFLILPEKNGNKYIILLDDIIRFELRDIFYIFDYDEVTAHTIKLTKDAELDISDDLSESTLRKISKSLSKRKLGEPVRFVYDAKIPDELLNYLVANLNLGRVDAMIPGGRYHNFKDFMDFPLLGKAYRYEALPPLVHPDISYQTGMLRAIRERDIMLYFPYHSFDTFIDLLREASIDPKVEEIKITLYRLAKNSSVINALINAARNGKTVTAVVELQARFDEEANIYWSSRLKEEGVKVIYGVNDLKVHSKLCLITRKERSALNYYACIGTGNFNEDTTSIFSDLMLLTFDKRITMEVSQVFEFFEKNYKIGYFKHLMLAPFFFREKLNSLIDTEIRNAKKGQKACIHFKLNNLVDDEIILKLYEAAEAGVEVKLNIRGMFSLLPDQKENIDAIGIIDRYLEHARIFLFCNNGKEKLFIGSPDLMKRNMDYRVEVVCPIYDKQTKDNIKAMIDIQWRDNVKARILDNNFKNELKVTDDKDIRSQVEFYNYLKTRSKRKRTNS
- a CDS encoding tetratricopeptide repeat protein is translated as MKKIKNSFSYYFIEPIQDFKAGNNNSLSDSNSSIYRFLFATTFILLLFLMPIASQDFGRSTDETFSESYGRDILAYYESGGKDKAVFDLSNPSYKDLIYYGLSFDFFCAIVNKYISPFGDFETRHFLNALIGLLGMLIASLLGKRYGGWRTAWLVLIFMAITSRYFAHSMNNSKDIPLATAYIAGVFFTLKFLEELPKPKWKTILLLLASIGLASSVRIGGMILFAYLGLFVFIKWIVIYFREKSKALDKKLIGSYILYLGIIGIGAYILAIIFWPYALQDPLKIPLKALRMFEDSDLMMTHYEVFEGKLLNMDQVPWYYIFKYLWISLPLIVIIGALSSLKGLWKEDRRQKIVILILAFVTIFPILYAASKGSKLYNGWRHFLFIYPSLAVMAALGWNYLFIQIRTKVLGIIIAIFALVLIVKPAIWMIKNHPNQLVYFNEIVGGINGAYGYYETDYLSFSGKEAAEWLAKKEQDNPNSILVATNIETQSLKYYSDKYKSNIDYVWVRPMAHGIHDWDYMILTSRSMSLSRIQNKHFPPKGTIHTIMVDNVPICAIVKKENDFKFRGYQSFIQTQYDSSKYYLEKAATYNPNDPEVLTMLGTTLAGLEEYDTAQKILMRAIEIFPENFYAFDKLGILYMRQDKNKKALDALRKSIYLRKNYSIAYVNLAGAFQNLQQYDSALYYYEIASRRISDDINMELNIAECLIAIKQYQQAHVVYDKILRKNPNNQLTIAKKENLNSFIQSQRMLDKMSNDIQYELEKAEKFMSTNQYDSVLAIFSKILEKDPNNILALVNRGVANLNLGNFNKALIDLEKAETIDTSSHYLFYNLGLAYANTNQFYKALTCYNKANKLSPSDIGVLNERAKLHLYLQKYEESLSDCNTILKIQPNLKETLYSRAWLYNKLNKKDLALIDLNNIIQNNPGYAIAYDLRSILYYEQKEYKKALLDVEKALSLGYKIDPKYAEYLRSVTN